CCGGATCTTATTCTCATGGATATTATTCTCGAAGGAACAATGGATGGAGTCCAAGCCGCTGAACAGATCAGGGATAAATGCGATATTCCGGTTGTATATTTAACTGCTTATGCAGATGAAAAGACACTTGAAATTGCTAAAGTTTCCGGTCCTTTTGGTTATCTGATAAAACCATTTGAAGAAAAGGAACTGTATGCAACTATTGAGATGGCATTTTATAAAGATCAGACGGAAAAAGCTCTTCGTGAATTTTATCGAAAAATCGAAAATCTGCATGAAGTTGCTCGAAACTTAGTAGCATGTGAATCGAGTAAAGATGTTTACAAAATGACCATTAAAACTGCTGAAAGCATCCTTGATTTCTCAATTTGCAGTTTAGTTATCGTAGAAGATGACAAACTGGTTGTCAAGGCTACTTCAACTCAAACCCCTGTTGGAGCCAGTCAAACCGGAGATCTGAATAACAGTATTGCCGGAGAAACATACAAGACAGGAAAAACAATTCTCAAAGTAAATTTAGAAGAAGAATTTAAAGATGATAAAAACAAAAATGGTTATAAATCAATAATAAGCGTACCCATTGGGAATATCGGTGTTTTTCAAGTAGTATCAACTGAATCAAATGCATTTGATAAAAATGATGTTCGATTACTCGAATTACTTATCGGACATACTAATGAAGCTTTAAAAAGGATAAACCTCCAATCCAAACTGAAAATCCAGGCAATGCATGATCAGTTGACGGGAGCTTACAATCGGTATTATCTTTATCAAGCTCTGGACAGAGAAGTAAAATTATCAAAAAGATATAACAGATCTATCGCTTTTCTAATTGTCGATGTAAATGGTTTGAAATCAATAAATGATAAATATGGTCATCTCACAGGTGATAAAGTATTGCAATGCGTCAGTGATGTCTTAATTGAAAAAGCTCGCGAATCTGACATTGTCGTCCGTTACGGAGGAGATGAATTTCTGATCATGCTTCCCAATACAGGAAAAGATGTGGAAACAGTTAAAGAAAGGATTTTAGAAGGAATTAAACTTCAGAACCAGGAGAAAACACATTTTAATTTTCCGATTTCTTTTGCAATTGGAAGTGCATATTGGAAGAGTAATGATTCGACCGAAATTGAGGATGTTATTGCAACCGCTGATAAAAGAATGTATGAGAATAAAAAAAACCAGGTAAGATAATCTGAGTAATGAGATATTTTATTTTGATTTATAAAAATACTAAAAAAAACACGAAATTTCCAAAAAACACGAAAAATTAAAATAT
Above is a window of Candidatus Cloacimonadota bacterium DNA encoding:
- a CDS encoding diguanylate cyclase, whose amino-acid sequence is MYKKKILIVENERIIAEDLKRILLGFNYDVIDMAASGLNAVNIAQTMKPDLILMDIILEGTMDGVQAAEQIRDKCDIPVVYLTAYADEKTLEIAKVSGPFGYLIKPFEEKELYATIEMAFYKDQTEKALREFYRKIENLHEVARNLVACESSKDVYKMTIKTAESILDFSICSLVIVEDDKLVVKATSTQTPVGASQTGDLNNSIAGETYKTGKTILKVNLEEEFKDDKNKNGYKSIISVPIGNIGVFQVVSTESNAFDKNDVRLLELLIGHTNEALKRINLQSKLKIQAMHDQLTGAYNRYYLYQALDREVKLSKRYNRSIAFLIVDVNGLKSINDKYGHLTGDKVLQCVSDVLIEKARESDIVVRYGGDEFLIMLPNTGKDVETVKERILEGIKLQNQEKTHFNFPISFAIGSAYWKSNDSTEIEDVIATADKRMYENKKNQVR